From Ficedula albicollis isolate OC2 chromosome 5, FicAlb1.5, whole genome shotgun sequence, one genomic window encodes:
- the BAG5 gene encoding BAG family molecular chaperone regulator 5, with the protein MEEQGTACVEGEQVHLELEEERGMDMGNQHPSIKRLHEIQKEVREMEQQVALFSGLSTDRDYKKLERSLTKQLFEIDSVDTEGKGDIQQARKRAAQETERLLKELEQNANHPRRLEIEALFKEAQSLVEREITPFYKGGNCISDEFEDGIQDIVLRLTQVKTGGKVSLRKARYRTLTKICAVQEIIENGVKQQLSLPLSNDAHPSVSKINSVMCDVNKARGTLIALLMGVSSNDTCRHLSCVLTGLIADLDALDVCGHTEIRNYRKEVVEEINKLQRYLDLDEEANSTHAYDLAQNQSILKIEEIRKKMKEINSLLLKTENASDLYLGSKAELQGLIAHLDEVSAGKNPCIREARRRAVIEVQTLITYIDLKEALEKRQMYSEQTAAEHQSYKAIWTVLGNLSQIQQEVISFDGNRTDKNYMRLEELLTKQLLALDAVDPQGDERCKAARKQAVKLAQNILYYLDMKTDEWEY; encoded by the exons ATGGAGGAGCAGGGGACAGCGTGTGTTGAAGGAGAGCAAG TTCAtttggagctggaggaggaaagaggaatgGATATGGGTAACCAACACCCATCCATAAAACGGTTACACGAAATACAGAAAGAAGTCAGAGAGATGGAACAGCAAGTGGCTCTCTTCAGCGGTCTGTCTACCGACCGAGATTACAAGAAATTGGAAAGAAGCCTTACGAAACAGCTTTTTGAAATAGATTCTGTAGACACTGAAGGCAAGGGGGACATCCAGCAAGCCAGAAAGCGAGCTGCCCAGGAAACGGAGAGGCTGCTGAAGGAACTGGAACAAAATGCAAACCATCCGCGCAGACTGGAAATAGAGGCTTTATTCAAGGAGGCACAATCACTTGTGGAACGTGAGATCACGCCTTTTTACAAAGGAGGAAACTGTATCAGTGATGAATTTGAAGACGGAATTCAGGACATTGTGTTGAGGCTTACCCAGGTGAAAACGGGAGGGAAAGTTTCTCTACGCAAAGCAAGGTACCGCACTCTGACAAAGATATGTGCTGTCCAGGAGATTATAGAGAATGGTGTAAAGCAACAGCTGTCCCTGCCACTCTCTAATGATGCACATCCTTCTGTCTCCAAAATTAACTCTGTAATGTGTGATGTGAACAAAGCCAGAGGAACTCTCATTGCACTTCTCATGGGAGTGAGTAGTAATGATACCTGCAGGCATCTGTCCTGTGTGCTCACAGGCCTCATTGCTGATTTGGATGCTTTAGATGTCTGTGGTCACACGGAaataagaaattacagaaaggaAGTAGTAGAAGAAATCAATAAATTGCAGAGATACCTGGACTTGGATGAAGAAGCAAATTCTACACATGCTTATGATTTGGCACAAAATCAGTCCATTCTAAAAATAGAAGAGATCCGTAAGAAgatgaaggaaattaattccttacttttaaaaacagagaatgCTTCTGATTTGTATCTGGGATCCAAAGCAGAGTTACAGGGACTAATTGCCCACCTAGATGAAGTGAGTGCAGGAAAAAATCCCTGTATTAGAGAGGCCAGGAGAAGAGCAGTAATTGAAGTTCAGACTCTTATAACATATATTGATTTGAAGGAAGCActggaaaaaaggcaaatgtaTTCAGAGCAAACTGCTGCTGAACATCAGTCTTATAAAGCAATTTGGACTGTACTTGGAAACTTGTCTCAAATTCAGCAAGAGGTGATTTCATTTGAtggaaacagaacagataaaaaTTACATGAGACTGGAAGAACTTCTTACAAAACAACTTCTAGCCCTGGATGCTGTTGATCCTCAAGGTGATGAGCGGTGTAAGGCTGCCAGGAAGCAGGCAGTAAAGCTTGCACAGAATATTCTTTACTATCTGGACATGAAAACAGATGAATGGGAATACTGA